The Eublepharis macularius isolate TG4126 chromosome 11, MPM_Emac_v1.0, whole genome shotgun sequence genome includes a region encoding these proteins:
- the FAM237B gene encoding protein FAM237B: protein MEPICRRWWWYLQLGCLLMVNLVYGNLEYQKEAPASLGEIDHQCWEISSHRLVEMKKLRVAGTVIALWEFMMFLKESSKPKHNDLFNDLAQNFWDMYIDCVLSRSHGMGRRQLIAPEHFLTYSQKTSEGFTNLNCRAKRQIYRRS, encoded by the exons ATGGAACCCATATGCAGAAGGTGGTGGTGGTATCTTCAGTTGGGCTGTCTTCTGATGGTGAATTTAGTTTATGGCAACTTGGAATATCAAAAGGAAGCTCCTGCCAGCCTTGGTGAGATTGATCATCAGTGCTGGGAAATCTCCTCTCATAGGCTGGTGGAAATGAAGAAACTTAGAGTAGCAGGTACCGTTATTGCTCTTTGGGAATTCATGATGTTCCTGAAGGAGTCGTCTAAACCCAAGCACAATGACCTCTTCAATGATTTAGCTCAGAACTTCTGGGATATGTACATCGACTGTGTGCTTTCAAGATCTCATGGAATGGGCAGAAGACAATTAATAGCCCCTGAGCACTTTTTAACATATTCACAGAAAACATCAGAAG GCTTCACAAACCTCAACTGTAGGGCAAAGAGACAAATATACAGACGATCCTAA